In a genomic window of Sciurus carolinensis unplaced genomic scaffold, mSciCar1.2, whole genome shotgun sequence:
- the LOC124974674 gene encoding LOW QUALITY PROTEIN: olfactory receptor 14A16-like (The sequence of the model RefSeq protein was modified relative to this genomic sequence to represent the inferred CDS: deleted 2 bases in 1 codon) — MPEKFTNVTTITEFLLMGFPDDKVLQRLCVMLFFLIYLAALIGNLLIITLTTIDQHLQSPMYFFLKNLSFIDICYISVTVPKSIMNSLTNIHSISFLGCASQVFFVIFLAGTEFFLLLVMSYDRYAAICQPLHYGTIMNRYACVQMVIISWFSGCVYGSLHVAGTFTAHFCGTNIVHQFFCDIPSLLMVSCSRNNILEYIYIYIYIYIYIIVSCCFAFLCFISMVVSYVYIFTTVLRIPYAKGRFKIFSTCLPHLTVVTLFLSSGFITYLCSASKSPSSLNLFMSVSYSLLPPSLNPVIYSLRNRDMKVALNNIFGGKMIPNL; from the exons ATGCCTGAGAAATTCACCAATGTGACCACCATAACAGAATTCTTGCTTATGGGATTCCCTGATGACAAGGTTCTACAGAGACTATGTGTCATGCTCTTCTTCCTGATTTATCTGGCTGCACTGATAGGGAATCTCCTTATTATTACTCTCACCACCATAGACCAGCACCTCCAAtcccccatgtatttcttcctgaaGAATTTGTCCTTCATTGATATCTGCTATATCTCTGTCACTGTCCCTAAATCCATCATGAACTCTCTGACCAATATCCACTCCATCTCCTTTCTGGGATGTGCCTCACAAgttttctttgttatatttttggCTGGCACAGAGTTTTTCCTCCTTCTAGTCATGTCCTATGACCGCTATGCTGCCATCTGCCAACCTCTGCATTATGGGACCATCATGAATAGATATGCCTGTGTGCAGATGGTGATTATATCATGGTTCAGTGGCTGTGTATATGGATCCCTTCATGTTGCAGGCACATTCACTGCCCATTTCTGTGGAACCAACATAGTGCATCAGTTCTTTTGTGATATTCCATCATTACTTATGGTTTCTTGTTCCAGGAATAACAttctagaatatatatatatatatatatatata tatatatatatcattgttagctgttgttttgcatttttatgttttatttcaatggTTGTTTCCTATGTTTACATTTTCACCACTGTCCTTAGAATTCCTTATGCAAAAGGCAGGTTCAAAATTTTCTCCACCTGCCTGCCCCATCTTACTGTGGTGACTTTGTTTCTCTCCTCTGGATTTATCACATATTTATGTTCAGCATCAAAGTCCCCATCTTCCCTGAACCtctttatgtcagtgtcatacTCTCTCTTACCTCCCAGTCTGAATCCTGTCATTTACAGTCTGAGAAACAGGGACATGAAAGTAGCCCTAAACAACATTTTTGGTGGGAAAATGATCCCTAACTTGTAA